The Epilithonimonas zeae genome contains a region encoding:
- the tyrS gene encoding tyrosine--tRNA ligase gives MNAFIEELKWRGLFSDMTPGTEEQLDKEMTKAYIGFDPTADSLHIGSLIQIKILAHFQQHGHQPIALVGGATGMIGDPSGKSAERNLLSEETLLYYVDCLKNQLSRFLEFDGDGDNKAILVNNYDWMKNFTFLDFAKNIGKHITVNYMMAKDSVKKRFSGDSGVDGMSFTEFTYQLLQGYDYLHLYQNDGVKLQMGGSDQWGNITTGTELIRRKAQGEAYALTVPLITKADGSKFGKSESGENYWLDAKKTSPYKFYQFWLNATDDDAERFIKFYTFLPKEEIEALVEEHKIAAHERKLQKKLAEEVTVWVHGQAEYEKALKASQILFGQSTAEDLVSLDEELFLQIFDGVPQKEVSKSELVGSNIVDLISEKTGFLKSKGEAKRELTGNAISVNKTKVGEDYSVSESDLIDGKFLLLQKGKKNYFIVKGI, from the coding sequence ATGAATGCATTTATAGAAGAGCTAAAATGGCGCGGACTTTTTTCTGATATGACGCCGGGAACGGAGGAACAACTGGATAAAGAAATGACAAAAGCTTACATCGGGTTTGACCCAACTGCAGATTCTTTGCATATCGGAAGCCTTATTCAAATCAAAATTCTGGCTCACTTTCAGCAACACGGTCATCAGCCGATTGCTTTGGTTGGAGGCGCAACAGGAATGATTGGAGACCCTTCCGGCAAATCAGCAGAACGTAATCTTTTGAGCGAGGAAACGCTACTCTATTATGTTGATTGTCTGAAAAATCAATTATCCAGATTCCTAGAATTTGATGGTGATGGTGATAATAAAGCCATTCTTGTCAATAATTACGATTGGATGAAGAATTTTACTTTCCTGGATTTCGCTAAGAATATCGGAAAGCACATCACAGTCAATTATATGATGGCAAAAGATTCTGTGAAAAAACGTTTCTCCGGAGATTCTGGTGTGGATGGAATGAGTTTTACCGAATTCACTTACCAACTTTTACAAGGTTATGATTATCTTCATCTTTACCAAAATGACGGTGTGAAGCTTCAAATGGGAGGTTCTGACCAATGGGGAAATATCACAACAGGAACAGAATTAATCAGAAGAAAAGCACAAGGTGAAGCCTACGCTTTAACCGTTCCTTTGATTACAAAAGCAGATGGCTCTAAATTTGGAAAATCTGAAAGTGGCGAGAATTATTGGTTAGATGCCAAAAAAACTTCGCCTTACAAATTCTACCAATTCTGGTTGAATGCCACCGATGACGATGCAGAAAGATTCATCAAGTTCTACACTTTTCTTCCAAAAGAAGAAATTGAAGCTTTGGTTGAAGAACATAAAATAGCTGCTCACGAAAGAAAACTTCAGAAAAAACTAGCCGAAGAAGTAACCGTTTGGGTTCACGGACAAGCTGAATATGAGAAAGCATTGAAGGCGTCTCAAATTCTTTTTGGACAATCTACAGCTGAGGATTTGGTAAGTCTTGATGAGGAATTGTTCCTTCAAATTTTTGACGGCGTTCCACAAAAAGAAGTTTCAAAATCTGAATTAGTTGGTAGCAATATTGTTGATTTGATTTCTGAAAAAACAGGTTTCTTAAAATCTAAAGGTGAAGCTAAAAGAGAATTAACAGGCAATGCCATCTCCGTTAACAAAACCAAAGTTGGCGAAGATTATTCGGTTTCAGAAAGTGATTTGATTGATGGAAAATTCCTTCTTCTACAAAAAGGAAAGAAAAATTATTTCATTGTAAAAGGAATCTAA
- the mnmE gene encoding tRNA uridine-5-carboxymethylaminomethyl(34) synthesis GTPase MnmE has product MNQDTICALATANGIGAIGIIRVSGNQSFEIVNKIFEGKNLEKVESHTVHYGFIKDEDETIDEVMISVFHAPKTFTTENSVEISFHGSPYIGKKILETLIKNGARMAQAGEFTMRAFMNGRIDLSQAESIADLIASENEASRKVALNQLKGGISNEISFLRNDLLNFTSLIELELDFAEEDVEFADRTALKSLLYKIEDKLNSLIESFQYGNAIKNGTAVAIIGKPNAGKSTLLNALLKEERAIVSNIAGTTRDTIEEILHIKGHAFRLIDTAGLRETADEIEAIGVKKAKEKVENAEILVYLADAGTEDFSEDIEMIKSLLRDDLKLIICATKIDEVIPTQYEKLEQIFRNEISTDFDFIKISAVENQNLQDLKNELSSYIEHLKSEEGNVVITNQRHYEALQKSLNSVKRVDEAVSSQITTELLAYELRNALEYLGEISGEFSNDEVLGNIFSKFCIGK; this is encoded by the coding sequence ATGAATCAGGATACTATTTGTGCGCTGGCAACAGCTAACGGAATTGGGGCGATTGGAATCATCAGGGTTTCCGGAAATCAATCTTTTGAAATTGTCAATAAAATCTTTGAAGGAAAAAATCTGGAAAAGGTGGAATCGCACACGGTTCATTATGGTTTTATCAAGGATGAAGATGAAACGATTGATGAAGTAATGATTTCTGTTTTTCACGCACCAAAAACTTTCACGACAGAAAATTCTGTAGAAATTTCTTTCCACGGTTCACCTTACATTGGTAAAAAAATTCTTGAAACCTTAATTAAAAATGGCGCAAGAATGGCGCAAGCGGGAGAGTTCACAATGCGCGCTTTTATGAATGGCAGAATCGATTTGTCTCAAGCTGAATCTATTGCAGACCTGATTGCGTCTGAAAACGAAGCGTCAAGAAAAGTAGCTTTGAATCAATTAAAAGGTGGAATTTCGAACGAAATTTCATTCCTGAGAAATGATTTGCTGAACTTCACTTCTTTAATAGAATTAGAACTTGATTTTGCTGAAGAAGATGTGGAATTTGCTGACAGAACAGCACTTAAATCATTACTTTATAAAATTGAAGATAAATTAAATTCTTTGATTGAAAGTTTCCAATACGGAAATGCAATTAAAAATGGAACAGCAGTCGCAATTATTGGAAAACCGAATGCTGGAAAATCTACACTTCTCAACGCACTGTTAAAAGAAGAGAGAGCAATTGTAAGCAATATAGCAGGAACAACTCGTGATACGATTGAAGAAATTCTCCATATCAAAGGTCACGCTTTCCGATTAATCGATACAGCCGGCTTACGCGAAACAGCTGACGAAATTGAAGCGATTGGTGTAAAAAAAGCTAAAGAAAAAGTAGAAAATGCTGAGATTTTAGTTTATCTTGCTGATGCTGGAACTGAGGATTTTTCTGAAGATATAGAAATGATAAAGTCTCTATTGAGAGATGATCTAAAACTGATTATCTGCGCCACAAAAATCGATGAAGTCATCCCGACTCAGTATGAAAAGTTAGAGCAAATTTTTAGAAATGAAATCTCCACTGATTTTGATTTTATAAAAATATCAGCCGTTGAAAACCAAAACCTTCAAGATTTGAAAAATGAGTTGTCTTCATACATAGAACATCTGAAATCTGAAGAGGGAAATGTTGTCATCACAAACCAACGTCATTACGAAGCTTTGCAAAAGTCTCTGAATTCAGTTAAACGAGTAGATGAAGCGGTGAGTTCGCAAATCACAACAGAACTTTTGGCTTATGAACTTCGTAATGCTTTGGAATATCTTGGTGAAATATCTGGAGAGTTCAGCAATGATGAGGTTTTGGGGAATATTTTTAGCAAGTTTTGTATCGGGAAATAA
- a CDS encoding site-specific integrase, protein MNITLKQKNLADGRISLFIEYYKGSSTNAQGRRVHLRNFEYLKLYLHPDPKSTKEKKENKETMALAESILAIKKAEYVQGRYDLKDTVKSKRTFLTYFEELTEEKQKQDTSNNYGNWFSTLQHLNKIVPKNMTFDEIDESFVKKVHRYFEKDALTKSELPLSQNSKYSYFNKFKAALRSAFDNGYLTINYASKVKSFEQAESQREYLIFDELQRLAKAECKYPVLKKAFLFSCLSGLRWSDINTLTWKEVRDEGDVSRVNFRQEKTEGVEYLYISKQARELLGERQDPQERVFKGLKYGMTYNTEIIRWCNRAAVPKHITFHSARHTNAVLLLENGADIYTVSKRLGHRELRTTQIYAKIVDSKMKEAAEIIPELNIEL, encoded by the coding sequence ATGAATATTACTTTAAAACAGAAAAATTTAGCTGATGGAAGGATTAGTCTTTTCATTGAGTATTACAAAGGCTCTTCTACTAATGCACAGGGAAGAAGAGTTCACCTGCGGAATTTTGAGTATTTGAAACTGTATTTGCACCCCGATCCAAAGTCGACTAAGGAAAAAAAAGAGAATAAAGAAACTATGGCTCTTGCCGAAAGTATTTTGGCAATCAAAAAAGCTGAATATGTCCAAGGTCGTTACGATTTAAAAGATACCGTAAAAAGTAAAAGGACTTTTTTAACATACTTTGAGGAGTTGACTGAAGAAAAGCAAAAGCAAGATACTTCTAATAATTACGGTAACTGGTTTTCTACGCTACAACATCTTAATAAGATTGTTCCAAAAAATATGACTTTCGATGAAATTGATGAAAGCTTCGTCAAGAAAGTTCACCGATATTTCGAAAAAGATGCTCTCACAAAAAGTGAGCTGCCACTTTCTCAGAACTCAAAATATTCATATTTCAACAAGTTTAAAGCTGCTCTAAGAAGTGCTTTCGATAATGGATATTTGACTATAAATTACGCATCAAAAGTCAAATCCTTTGAACAGGCTGAAAGCCAAAGAGAATATCTAATTTTTGATGAATTACAACGTTTAGCCAAAGCTGAATGTAAATATCCGGTTTTGAAAAAAGCTTTTCTTTTTTCTTGTTTATCAGGACTACGTTGGTCAGATATTAATACGTTGACCTGGAAAGAAGTTCGTGATGAAGGTGATGTTTCCAGAGTCAATTTCCGACAAGAAAAAACTGAGGGTGTAGAATATCTTTATATTTCAAAACAAGCCAGAGAATTGCTGGGCGAAAGACAAGATCCGCAAGAAAGAGTTTTCAAAGGCTTAAAATATGGAATGACCTATAATACTGAAATTATCCGTTGGTGCAATCGTGCGGCGGTTCCCAAACATATTACTTTTCATTCCGCCCGACATACGAATGCTGTCTTACTTCTGGAAAATGGCGCTGATATTTACACAGTTTCAAAAAGACTGGGACACCGGGAATTAAGAACAACGCAGATTTACGCAAAAATTGTGGATAGCAAAATGAAAGAAGCTGCTGAGATTATTCCAGAATTAAATATCGAGTTGTGA
- a CDS encoding helix-turn-helix transcriptional regulator: MENNEIIIHKLNRIEKHIFGLKAILNVEELSDYTGFKKSYIYKLVHTNSIPFSKPSGKILFFERKKIDEWLLKNSHKSNDEIQQEAIEFSLHKK; this comes from the coding sequence ATGGAAAATAACGAGATTATCATTCACAAACTCAACCGAATTGAAAAACATATTTTCGGGCTCAAAGCAATTCTTAATGTAGAAGAGCTTTCAGATTACACAGGTTTCAAGAAATCCTATATCTACAAATTGGTTCATACCAACTCTATCCCATTTTCAAAACCTTCCGGAAAAATTCTATTCTTTGAACGAAAAAAAATTGACGAATGGTTGCTGAAAAACAGTCATAAATCAAATGACGAGATCCAACAAGAAGCAATAGAATTTTCTTTACACAAAAAATAA
- a CDS encoding VapE domain-containing protein, translating into MEENKILYQIETETKTIFDRAINYLYSKYSIRYNTISLEFEIKLVSDKKWSALNLNSLFIELVRSGIDIPINKLEILVRSHLIQQYNPIREYFENLENWDNDNHISKLCSYVKTTDDKSFQKYFEKWITRTVICALKPGYINKQCFVLFNTKQNSGKTSFLRFLIPANLEQYYTEDIGVDKDGLISLCKNLLVNIDELSVMSKTDVNILKSFISKNTVNARLPYDRKSSLMQRTASFCGSTNRSDFLTDETGSVRWQIFEVLEIDFNYSKEINIEKVWSQAYYNAFERKNYNPELTAEDIQENEKRNEKFKQVSLEQEIILNHFEKSKLQSEFLTPSDIMLAMNNALGVRLNIIKIGKALTAMDYERIKHPKRQVYGYLIRRKID; encoded by the coding sequence ATGGAAGAGAATAAAATTCTGTATCAAATCGAGACAGAAACGAAAACCATATTCGACAGAGCGATTAATTATTTATATTCAAAATATTCAATTAGATACAATACAATATCACTAGAGTTCGAAATTAAACTTGTATCGGATAAAAAATGGTCAGCACTCAATTTGAATTCTTTATTTATAGAACTTGTCAGATCAGGAATTGATATTCCGATTAATAAATTGGAGATTCTGGTCAGAAGTCATTTGATTCAGCAGTACAATCCGATTCGGGAATATTTCGAAAACTTGGAAAATTGGGACAACGATAACCATATCAGTAAGCTTTGCAGTTATGTAAAGACAACCGATGATAAATCCTTCCAAAAGTATTTCGAGAAGTGGATAACCAGGACTGTAATTTGTGCCTTGAAACCTGGCTACATCAACAAACAGTGTTTTGTGCTGTTCAATACTAAGCAGAATAGTGGAAAGACGAGTTTTCTGCGATTTCTCATTCCTGCAAATCTTGAACAGTATTACACAGAAGACATTGGTGTTGATAAAGATGGCTTAATTTCCTTATGCAAAAACCTTCTGGTTAATATTGATGAGCTTTCGGTAATGTCAAAAACGGATGTCAATATTCTTAAGTCTTTCATTTCAAAAAATACCGTCAATGCACGTTTGCCTTACGATCGCAAATCGTCATTGATGCAACGAACGGCGTCGTTTTGTGGTTCTACCAACCGGTCGGATTTTTTAACCGATGAAACCGGAAGTGTACGTTGGCAGATTTTTGAGGTTTTAGAGATTGATTTCAATTATTCTAAGGAAATCAATATTGAAAAAGTTTGGTCACAAGCATACTATAATGCTTTTGAAAGAAAAAATTATAATCCGGAACTCACGGCTGAAGATATCCAGGAAAATGAAAAACGGAATGAAAAATTCAAACAGGTATCCCTAGAACAGGAAATTATCCTTAATCATTTCGAAAAATCCAAACTGCAAAGTGAATTTCTGACGCCTTCGGACATTATGCTTGCGATGAACAATGCGCTTGGTGTACGGCTGAACATTATAAAAATTGGTAAAGCCTTGACCGCAATGGACTACGAAAGAATAAAACATCCGAAAAGACAAGTCTATGGATATTTGATCCGAAGGAAAATTGACTAA
- a CDS encoding toprim domain-containing protein, producing the protein MNCKQFNSISLEEVLLCLGHLPTKQNEKEAWYLNPFASESQASFKINKSLNYWYLFSEGIGGNNTDFMKKYLNTSINGVLNWAENQNFSSFQKQNIPSLKCDDQSRNYEITNVKAVRHSALLEYLKSRKVEDQTEFLQEIHYRIDDKNYFGIGFKNDSGGYEIRNKYSKICLGKKDVSTIKNNSNFVRIFEGFFDFLSFKTVENQLAKEPSDYLILNSVSMIQNIKNSLEKYENIELYFDNDQAGNLAVEIISDVLQNVKDCRALYSNFKDLNEYLSKKTEEVQKQYKSSFKR; encoded by the coding sequence ATGAACTGCAAACAATTCAACAGCATATCGTTGGAAGAAGTCCTCCTTTGCCTCGGACACCTTCCCACGAAACAAAATGAAAAAGAAGCCTGGTATCTCAATCCTTTTGCCAGCGAATCCCAGGCCTCTTTTAAAATCAATAAAAGCCTAAACTATTGGTACCTCTTTTCAGAAGGAATTGGTGGGAATAATACAGACTTTATGAAGAAATATCTGAATACCTCCATCAATGGGGTTTTGAATTGGGCTGAAAATCAAAATTTTTCTTCTTTTCAAAAGCAAAACATTCCTAGTCTGAAGTGTGATGACCAAAGCAGAAATTATGAGATAACTAACGTGAAAGCTGTCAGGCATTCTGCACTATTAGAATATTTAAAGAGCAGGAAAGTTGAAGATCAAACAGAATTTCTACAAGAGATTCATTATCGGATAGACGATAAGAATTATTTTGGGATAGGTTTTAAAAATGATTCTGGTGGTTATGAAATCCGCAATAAATACTCTAAGATTTGTTTGGGTAAAAAAGATGTTTCAACAATTAAAAACAATTCAAATTTCGTTAGGATTTTTGAAGGTTTTTTTGATTTTCTTTCATTTAAAACTGTGGAGAATCAATTGGCAAAAGAACCGTCTGATTATCTCATTTTGAACTCTGTTTCGATGATCCAAAATATTAAAAATTCTCTTGAAAAATACGAAAATATTGAGCTTTATTTTGATAATGACCAAGCCGGGAATCTTGCTGTAGAAATCATCAGTGATGTATTACAAAACGTAAAAGACTGTCGAGCTCTCTATTCTAATTTTAAAGACTTGAATGAATATCTTAGTAAGAAAACTGAAGAAGTTCAAAAGCAATATAAATCTTCATTTAAAAGATGA
- a CDS encoding S1 RNA-binding domain-containing protein — protein MNELLKMILVFGVTPLLIAFGYIYLFGEVWSKGKIVLADIAAFFGWIGKGVRKFSVEQEYQGTINSIIQNYNQNFESPILPKCKIEWVTAENQQNILKEGEAIICLSFNKKDHNLNFYNATLNFVQTGLIATAKDYLDKQSSKAIDLLTTHIILRNNRKEVLTTFRRKLNEFDDETKKEFETLVPTNDKGLFLNILLPEFHFYGELIDTLPPSSEFNIEANGLFNWFKELATREFDERTNLKYISKNLKVGVILVAKDETWESQGAPAYTKWADYYATENYNSVYILARGSNGYERATTVTKILTHSKGFDQINKNPKIKCVSAEGQEYIVTCYSLRPNKATIEYLAWESLNEHSKNGRLVPAIVDSVQKDTVVVNAFGLKFELVNNLLSDIEIPDARKVFKIEDELYLTIIEFDNNTHNIILSNKGTISDPKHFIEAVLNADKVYLCKVEKIQVDKQGLQRGLKVSTPELNHWIYIPRYKATPSRFLDLTSKFPIGTELDVVIDNYTSHSSNFIGHLQILSNPWENNTFKKLKPNDIINVTVKQINEFSVICEIEEGLECGFPKQEISWDYAECYTSKFKVDDKIEVLIVAIDANKKRIDVSIKRLSKTPELEYFDMNSKKVVDVEITEIIPEKGLVVKYLEGRNTGFIHWSEIGYGSVGRFEKIYQKGHKIKAMVSEFDADKNGLKFSIKRQFAHQFDDWSEAIDVDSPLMGKVIGYFENSAQIELYQNGKTVQAFILRKNVSNFAFVERDDLHNYLPIDSSFHFYIYEINEDRKTISLTRARYLKDFEHPQYGEKVKVKYVKENQVKGYFYSDELEGWTNIPEKDIKFGTTIEVIPISHSTGEYEIV, from the coding sequence ATGAACGAGTTGCTAAAAATGATTTTGGTTTTTGGTGTCACACCTTTGTTAATTGCTTTTGGCTATATATATCTTTTTGGCGAAGTATGGTCAAAAGGTAAAATCGTTTTGGCAGATATTGCTGCCTTCTTCGGATGGATTGGAAAAGGAGTTAGAAAGTTTAGTGTTGAACAAGAATATCAAGGAACGATAAACAGTATTATCCAAAATTATAATCAAAATTTTGAAAGTCCAATTTTGCCAAAATGTAAAATTGAGTGGGTAACTGCTGAAAATCAGCAGAATATATTAAAAGAGGGTGAAGCAATTATTTGTTTGAGCTTTAATAAAAAGGACCATAATCTAAATTTCTATAATGCCACCTTAAACTTTGTTCAAACTGGTTTAATCGCCACTGCAAAGGATTACTTAGACAAACAATCTTCGAAAGCAATTGATTTGCTTACAACTCATATTATATTAAGAAATAATCGCAAAGAAGTACTGACAACATTTCGCAGAAAACTCAATGAATTTGATGATGAAACAAAGAAGGAATTTGAAACGCTTGTACCAACAAATGACAAAGGACTTTTCCTCAATATCCTTTTACCAGAATTTCATTTTTATGGTGAACTTATTGATACTTTACCACCAAGTTCGGAATTTAATATAGAAGCAAATGGATTATTTAATTGGTTCAAGGAATTAGCAACCAGAGAGTTTGACGAAAGAACCAATCTAAAATACATTTCAAAGAACCTTAAAGTAGGTGTTATACTCGTTGCGAAAGATGAAACTTGGGAAAGTCAGGGTGCACCAGCATATACAAAATGGGCTGATTATTATGCTACAGAAAATTACAATTCTGTATATATTTTGGCTAGAGGTAGCAATGGTTATGAAAGAGCAACAACAGTTACTAAAATTTTAACCCACTCAAAAGGATTTGACCAGATAAACAAAAATCCTAAAATCAAATGTGTTTCAGCTGAAGGCCAAGAATATATTGTCACCTGTTATTCCTTGAGACCTAACAAAGCAACAATTGAATACTTAGCTTGGGAAAGTCTCAATGAGCACAGTAAAAACGGAAGATTGGTTCCTGCGATTGTTGATAGTGTTCAAAAAGATACGGTTGTTGTAAACGCGTTTGGACTTAAGTTTGAACTTGTCAACAATCTACTTTCAGATATTGAAATTCCAGATGCACGGAAAGTATTCAAGATTGAAGATGAGTTATATCTAACTATCATAGAGTTTGATAATAATACCCACAATATAATTCTATCAAACAAAGGAACTATATCTGATCCTAAACATTTTATTGAAGCCGTCTTAAATGCGGATAAAGTTTACCTTTGCAAGGTTGAAAAAATACAAGTTGACAAACAGGGTTTACAAAGAGGACTTAAAGTGTCAACCCCCGAATTAAATCACTGGATTTACATTCCTAGGTATAAAGCTACGCCAAGCCGATTTCTTGACCTAACTTCTAAATTTCCAATTGGAACAGAATTAGATGTTGTTATTGATAACTATACTTCACATTCATCAAATTTTATTGGTCATTTACAAATCCTTTCAAACCCTTGGGAAAACAATACTTTCAAAAAGTTGAAGCCCAATGATATCATTAATGTAACCGTTAAGCAGATTAATGAGTTTTCGGTTATCTGTGAAATTGAAGAGGGGCTTGAATGTGGATTTCCTAAACAAGAAATTTCGTGGGATTACGCAGAATGCTACACATCCAAATTTAAGGTTGATGACAAAATTGAAGTACTTATTGTTGCGATTGATGCTAACAAAAAGCGGATAGATGTTTCTATAAAACGACTTTCCAAAACGCCAGAACTTGAGTACTTTGACATGAATTCCAAAAAAGTGGTTGATGTGGAAATTACTGAAATAATTCCCGAAAAAGGACTTGTTGTGAAATATCTGGAAGGAAGAAATACTGGCTTTATTCATTGGTCTGAAATTGGTTATGGTTCAGTGGGACGTTTTGAAAAAATTTACCAAAAAGGGCATAAGATTAAAGCAATGGTGTCAGAATTTGATGCTGATAAGAACGGTCTGAAGTTTAGTATTAAAAGACAGTTTGCTCACCAATTCGATGATTGGTCGGAGGCAATAGATGTAGATTCTCCTCTAATGGGAAAAGTAATTGGTTATTTTGAAAACAGTGCTCAGATTGAATTATATCAAAATGGGAAAACGGTACAGGCATTTATTTTAAGAAAAAATGTTTCGAATTTTGCCTTTGTTGAAAGAGATGATTTACATAATTATTTACCAATTGACAGCAGTTTTCATTTTTATATTTATGAAATTAATGAGGATAGAAAAACTATTTCCTTGACACGAGCAAGATATCTAAAGGATTTTGAACATCCCCAGTATGGAGAAAAAGTTAAAGTTAAATACGTAAAAGAAAATCAAGTCAAAGGTTATTTCTATTCTGATGAATTGGAAGGTTGGACAAATATTCCCGAAAAAGACATAAAATTTGGTACAACAATCGAAGTTATACCAATTTCACATTCAACAGGGGAATATGAAATTGTTTGA
- a CDS encoding RNA polymerase sigma factor, translated as MKRTNSLPRKLTDFQLYELLKKGNPTSLEHIHLRYKRLLFWLGKQMLDDDFVVETLVQDTFLKLWLHRDSIETPNHILGFLRFVLKRDCITYFNTPKNKFARLTASLESFENYQDYLVGYDPMQDKEHLLRQESDQKDFDEVNKVLKVINPKRKHLIELCLQYGFRYKPIAEVMGSSVKDISNEVSRAIDDLRKILKENCNDKPPIKSQTNEVHQDELSSQQIEIVSRRFEHKSSFALIARELKLSEKEVHQEFLYAYQFLQNRKNSEIPV; from the coding sequence ATGAAAAGAACAAACTCACTGCCCCGAAAGCTTACTGATTTTCAACTGTATGAACTGCTGAAAAAAGGTAATCCAACTTCATTAGAACATATTCATTTACGCTACAAAAGACTCCTTTTCTGGCTTGGAAAACAAATGCTCGATGATGATTTTGTAGTGGAAACCCTTGTGCAGGATACATTTCTTAAGCTTTGGCTACACCGTGACTCCATTGAAACTCCAAATCATATTCTTGGGTTTCTACGTTTTGTTCTAAAAAGAGATTGCATAACGTATTTCAATACTCCGAAAAATAAATTCGCAAGATTAACAGCTTCACTTGAAAGTTTTGAAAATTATCAAGATTATCTTGTCGGATACGATCCAATGCAAGACAAAGAACATCTTCTTCGTCAGGAATCCGATCAGAAAGATTTTGATGAAGTTAATAAGGTCTTGAAGGTGATTAATCCCAAAAGAAAACACTTGATCGAGCTTTGTCTTCAATATGGCTTTCGGTACAAACCTATTGCAGAAGTAATGGGAAGCAGTGTCAAAGATATAAGCAATGAGGTAAGTAGAGCAATAGATGATTTAAGAAAAATCCTAAAGGAAAATTGTAATGACAAGCCACCTATTAAATCTCAGACAAATGAGGTTCACCAAGATGAACTCAGCAGTCAACAAATTGAAATTGTCAGCAGAAGATTTGAACATAAATCTTCATTTGCACTCATTGCAAGAGAACTCAAACTTTCTGAAAAAGAAGTCCATCAGGAGTTTCTTTATGCCTATCAATTTTTGCAGAATCGGAAAAACTCTGAAATACCTGTTTGA
- a CDS encoding helix-turn-helix domain-containing protein, translating to MNESLDEIERYVIKRVKEIRESKGITQEELSLSIGKNIGFISQIEAPSKKAKYNLIHLNLIAMALGCSIKDFLPDEPIRDKKYDIKEIKNKKS from the coding sequence ATGAATGAATCATTAGACGAAATAGAAAGATATGTTATCAAACGTGTTAAAGAAATACGAGAATCAAAAGGTATTACCCAAGAGGAGCTCTCTCTTTCTATTGGGAAGAATATTGGATTTATTTCACAGATAGAAGCACCATCTAAAAAAGCAAAATATAATTTAATTCACCTAAATTTAATTGCAATGGCCTTAGGATGCTCCATAAAAGATTTTCTTCCTGATGAACCAATCCGAGATAAGAAATACGATATTAAAGAAATTAAAAATAAGAAATCCTAA
- a CDS encoding recombinase family protein → MQKYVDKGIIIKDLIDGLNTSTINGRLFLNLMAYLSEYDRELIRERTNPEL, encoded by the coding sequence ATTCAGAAATATGTTGATAAAGGCATTATAATAAAAGATCTAATAGATGGTTTAAATACTTCAACTATTAATGGTCGGCTATTTTTGAATCTTATGGCTTATCTTTCTGAGTACGATAGGGAGTTGATAAGAGAAAGAACCAATCCAGAATTATAA